One part of the Synechococcus sp. UW179A genome encodes these proteins:
- a CDS encoding cytochrome c oxidase subunit II — MPIPSAILTLVIGMLLVLGGLWIGQNINLLPIDASANAPIYDELFRVLFSIGTILFVGIVGLILFSLVRFRRRPGQLGDGLALEGNLPLEVFWTAVPAIVVLFVGLYSYDIYERMGGMVPLGHGNHGTETVVDQRIWGGIGSTQDSQIATTTGIPPLPIEVTAMQFAFLFHYPDGDIISGEMHVPVDRPVSLRMEAKDVIHAFWIPEFRLKQDVIPGQPTVLDFTPTRTGSYSIVCAELCGPYHGGMRSSVVVDSADDFDTWLQSNRKLPAAEA; from the coding sequence GTGCCCATCCCCTCAGCAATTCTGACGCTGGTCATAGGAATGCTCCTCGTGCTCGGGGGGCTCTGGATTGGCCAGAACATCAACCTTCTTCCAATTGATGCCAGTGCCAATGCGCCGATTTACGACGAGTTGTTTCGTGTTTTGTTCAGCATTGGCACAATCCTTTTTGTAGGAATAGTCGGATTAATTCTTTTCAGCCTTGTGCGTTTTCGTCGCCGTCCAGGACAGCTCGGTGATGGATTGGCGCTTGAGGGCAATCTTCCACTCGAAGTGTTCTGGACTGCTGTTCCGGCAATCGTTGTTCTGTTCGTTGGGCTCTACAGCTACGACATCTACGAACGCATGGGTGGGATGGTCCCACTCGGCCATGGCAACCACGGCACTGAGACCGTGGTTGATCAGCGCATTTGGGGTGGCATCGGCTCGACGCAGGATTCCCAGATAGCCACAACGACAGGCATACCGCCACTGCCCATTGAGGTGACAGCAATGCAGTTTGCATTCCTCTTCCATTACCCCGACGGAGACATCATTTCCGGAGAAATGCATGTGCCTGTCGACCGACCAGTTTCACTACGGATGGAAGCCAAAGATGTGATTCATGCGTTTTGGATTCCTGAATTCCGGCTGAAGCAGGACGTGATCCCCGGTCAGCCGACGGTTCTCGACTTCACCCCAACCCGCACGGGCAGTTACTCGATCGTGTGCGCAGAACTCTGCGGTCCTTATCACGGAGGTATGCGCTCGAGCGTCGTGGTCGACAGCGCCGATGACTTTGACACCTGGCTCCAGTCCAACAGAAAGCTCCCCGCTGCTGAAGCATGA
- the ctaD gene encoding cytochrome c oxidase subunit I, with amino-acid sequence MTITAPQKTAPASPSLQPQGWLRYLSFSVDHKVIGIQYLVCGFAFYLIGGAMAGAIRTELLSPVSDFMARDVYNQILTLHGTVMIFLWIVPVVNGAFGNYLIPFYVGARDMAYPRLNAVAFWLIPPAGLMLISSYFITGAAQSGWTAYPPLSITTPATGQIIWILSVLLLGGSSIFGGINFIATILKLRRPGLKLMQLPMYCWAMLGTSILVVLSTPVLAGTLIMLSFDIVAHTGFFNPGMGGNVVVYQHLFWFYSHPAVYIMVLPAFGLVSEILPVHCRKPLFGYTTMVYSIMAIVVLGLVVWAHHMFTSGTPPWMRLFFTIATAFIAVPTGIKFFNWLATLWGGRISLNSAVLFSCGFIVNFVLGGITGVALAQVPFDVHVHDTYFVVAHFHYIVYGGSVFVIFASVYHWYPKITGRMLDEHLGRLHFLLTFVGFNLCFAPQHWLGLNGMPRRVAEYDPQFELVNQISSAGALLMAISTLPFLWNVIASAFHGAIAGDNPWRALTPEWLTSSPPPVENWKGDPPLVTHPYGYGTPADEIDLNSASGSDLWRSGQ; translated from the coding sequence ATGACGATTACAGCTCCCCAAAAAACAGCGCCAGCTTCACCCTCACTGCAACCGCAAGGCTGGCTTCGCTATTTGAGCTTCAGCGTCGACCACAAGGTGATCGGCATTCAGTATCTCGTTTGCGGATTTGCCTTCTATCTGATCGGAGGCGCCATGGCGGGCGCGATCAGAACCGAACTGCTGAGTCCGGTTTCAGACTTCATGGCCAGAGATGTTTACAACCAGATCCTCACCCTGCACGGGACAGTGATGATCTTTCTCTGGATCGTTCCAGTGGTCAACGGGGCCTTCGGTAATTACCTGATTCCCTTCTATGTGGGCGCCAGAGATATGGCCTATCCAAGACTGAATGCGGTTGCTTTTTGGCTCATTCCTCCAGCAGGGCTGATGCTTATTAGCAGTTACTTCATCACGGGAGCAGCACAGTCTGGCTGGACAGCGTATCCACCTCTCAGCATCACAACGCCAGCAACTGGTCAAATAATATGGATTCTGAGTGTTCTTCTTCTCGGAGGAAGTTCAATCTTCGGCGGCATTAATTTCATTGCGACGATTCTCAAGCTCCGCCGCCCTGGCTTGAAATTGATGCAGCTTCCGATGTACTGCTGGGCGATGCTTGGCACAAGCATTCTCGTGGTTCTCTCTACTCCAGTTCTGGCGGGAACACTCATTATGCTGAGCTTCGATATTGTTGCTCACACGGGTTTTTTCAATCCAGGCATGGGTGGAAATGTTGTTGTTTACCAACATCTTTTCTGGTTCTATTCTCATCCCGCGGTTTACATCATGGTGCTGCCAGCTTTTGGCTTAGTTAGCGAAATTCTTCCGGTTCACTGCCGTAAACCCCTCTTTGGATACACAACCATGGTGTATTCGATTATGGCCATCGTTGTTCTTGGATTAGTGGTGTGGGCTCATCACATGTTCACCAGTGGCACTCCACCCTGGATGCGTCTGTTCTTCACCATTGCGACAGCTTTCATTGCGGTTCCTACCGGAATCAAATTCTTCAATTGGCTTGCAACGCTTTGGGGAGGCCGAATCAGTCTGAACAGTGCTGTGCTGTTTTCTTGTGGCTTCATTGTGAATTTCGTGCTCGGAGGAATCACTGGTGTGGCCCTCGCACAGGTTCCGTTTGATGTTCATGTTCATGACACCTACTTCGTCGTTGCCCATTTCCACTACATCGTCTACGGGGGGTCGGTGTTTGTGATTTTCGCTTCGGTTTATCACTGGTATCCCAAAATCACCGGACGCATGCTTGATGAGCATCTCGGACGTTTGCATTTCCTGCTGACCTTCGTTGGCTTCAACCTCTGCTTTGCTCCGCAACACTGGCTTGGCCTGAACGGCATGCCTCGCCGGGTGGCCGAATACGACCCGCAGTTTGAGCTCGTCAATCAGATCAGCAGTGCAGGAGCGCTGCTGATGGCCATCAGCACTCTGCCTTTTCTCTGGAATGTGATTGCCAGTGCATTTCACGGAGCCATTGCAGGCGACAACCCATGGCGAGCACTCACTCCTGAGTGGCTGACGTCATCGCCACCACCGGTTGAGAACTGGAAAGGAGATCCCCCTCTTGTCACCCATCCATATGGCTATGGCACCCCGGCAGACGAGATCGATCTGAACTCCGCCAGCGGTAGTGATCTTTGGAGAAGCGGTCAATGA
- a CDS encoding heme A synthase, whose translation MTASSLNPIRLRLAQLAAHLVVALVALVVIGGATRVMEAGLACPDWPLCYGSLLPGRQMNVQVFLEWFHRLDAFVVGVALLVQMAVVWWYRRDLPGWLLPLSALLVLMVALQGGLGALTVLKLLPSGVVTAHLALALTLVITVSGLTQTLLAGPQSVAPPRWWTVFGSLSVLAVSGQCLLGAGMATSWASQRCLEAGQSCQWLHWHRAAATPAALSVLLFVLVALLSGRWGREQWPLLLMAPLLVVTQIGLGVTTLRLGLSQPAVTVAHQLVACLLVAVLAGLTCRRQPPSSNPLPVVLDSSALEACHG comes from the coding sequence TTGACTGCATCGTCTCTCAATCCGATTCGTCTCCGCCTGGCTCAGTTGGCTGCCCATCTCGTGGTGGCCCTCGTGGCTCTGGTGGTGATCGGAGGAGCGACGAGGGTCATGGAGGCAGGCCTGGCCTGTCCTGATTGGCCTCTTTGTTACGGCAGCCTGTTGCCTGGTCGTCAGATGAACGTCCAGGTCTTCCTCGAGTGGTTTCATCGTCTCGATGCCTTTGTCGTAGGCGTGGCACTTCTGGTGCAGATGGCGGTCGTCTGGTGGTATCGCCGTGATCTGCCTGGATGGTTGCTGCCTCTTAGCGCCCTTCTGGTGCTGATGGTTGCACTGCAGGGAGGCCTCGGAGCGCTCACGGTTTTGAAACTGTTGCCTTCGGGTGTGGTCACGGCTCATCTGGCTCTAGCGCTCACCCTGGTGATCACGGTCAGTGGTCTTACCCAGACACTTTTGGCAGGCCCCCAGTCCGTCGCGCCGCCTCGCTGGTGGACCGTTTTCGGCTCATTGAGCGTGTTGGCGGTTTCTGGCCAGTGCCTCCTCGGTGCTGGCATGGCTACGTCTTGGGCCTCTCAGCGCTGTCTTGAAGCAGGTCAGTCTTGCCAATGGTTGCATTGGCATCGTGCCGCAGCCACGCCAGCAGCTTTAAGTGTGCTGCTTTTCGTCCTGGTGGCCCTGCTCAGTGGGCGCTGGGGGCGAGAGCAATGGCCGCTTCTGCTGATGGCTCCTCTGCTCGTCGTCACACAGATCGGCCTTGGTGTCACCACTCTGCGTCTTGGCCTTTCACAGCCCGCAGTGACCGTGGCTCATCAGCTCGTGGCTTGTCTTCTTGTCGCGGTTCTTGCAGGACTGACCTGCAGGCGTCAACCCCCTTCATCTAATCCACTCCCCGTCGTTCTCGACTCTTCTGCCCTGGAGGCCTGTCATGGCTAG
- a CDS encoding cytochrome c oxidase subunit 3: MTSLTPQNTQLDHMDDHGADHGTEHPDHRMFGLATFLVADAMTFAGFFAAYLTFKAVNPLMPGAIYELELPLPTLNTILLLVSSATFHRAGVNLRRQHNERCRLWLILTAILGLGFLASQMVEYFTLPFGLADNLYASTFYALTGFHGLHVTLGTLMILIVWWQCRTPSGRISASNHFPLEAAELYWHFVDGIWVILFVILYLI; encoded by the coding sequence ATGACATCACTTACTCCTCAAAACACTCAGCTTGATCACATGGATGATCACGGGGCTGACCACGGGACCGAACATCCGGATCACCGCATGTTCGGACTGGCCACCTTCCTGGTGGCTGACGCCATGACGTTCGCTGGTTTCTTCGCCGCTTATCTCACCTTCAAGGCAGTCAATCCATTAATGCCGGGTGCGATTTATGAGCTCGAACTGCCGCTGCCAACGCTCAACACCATTCTGCTGCTGGTGAGTAGCGCAACCTTTCACCGCGCGGGCGTGAACCTGCGCAGACAGCACAACGAACGCTGCCGCCTCTGGCTGATATTGACCGCAATTCTGGGTCTGGGCTTTCTCGCCAGCCAGATGGTGGAGTACTTCACTTTGCCCTTTGGTCTCGCCGACAATCTCTACGCCAGCACTTTTTATGCCCTCACGGGGTTCCATGGGCTGCACGTGACACTGGGGACACTGATGATCCTGATTGTGTGGTGGCAATGCCGAACACCTTCAGGTCGTATCAGTGCCAGCAATCATTTTCCGCTGGAGGCCGCAGAGCTCTACTGGCATTTCGTGGACGGAATCTGGGTCATTCTCTTTGTGATTCTCTACCTGATCTAA
- a CDS encoding HdeD family acid-resistance protein, protein MNSEDRSESLGTFKAFSIAEGILLIILGVLALIFPVIASFWTTGVIAVLFLVGGVVGWISNLARSRRMGRWICFWRLVVSTLFIVAGGSMISNFRDPGEAAEQVAAFALAIGIVFLVEGVVAFFNGLANSSQPGSGWAIANGVITFILGLLIVTLKFWGLLWVLGTLVGISFLFSGIELIAFSSSIDDGQDPPAVA, encoded by the coding sequence ATGAATTCCGAGGACCGCTCCGAATCCCTGGGCACCTTCAAAGCTTTCTCGATTGCAGAGGGCATTCTTCTCATCATTCTGGGCGTCCTGGCCCTGATCTTCCCAGTCATTGCTTCGTTTTGGACCACAGGCGTGATTGCGGTGCTGTTTCTGGTTGGCGGTGTGGTCGGCTGGATCAGCAACCTTGCCCGTTCCCGCAGGATGGGCCGTTGGATCTGCTTCTGGCGTTTGGTGGTCTCCACGCTGTTCATCGTGGCCGGCGGTTCGATGATCAGTAACTTTCGCGATCCTGGTGAAGCCGCAGAGCAGGTTGCTGCGTTTGCCTTGGCCATTGGCATCGTCTTCCTTGTGGAGGGCGTCGTGGCCTTCTTCAATGGACTGGCCAACAGCAGTCAGCCCGGCTCTGGCTGGGCCATCGCCAACGGAGTGATCACTTTCATTCTGGGACTGTTAATCGTCACCCTCAAGTTCTGGGGTTTGCTCTGGGTGCTGGGAACGCTAGTGGGCATTAGCTTCCTGTTCAGCGGAATCGAGCTGATCGCGTTCAGCTCGAGCATCGATGACGGCCAGGATCCTCCTGCCGTCGCCTAA
- a CDS encoding AbrB family transcriptional regulator: MLVGDELLNKARALSNRPEDEIARGCGYVGPSGRLMRKSFYRALVEAKGYKLPSSNGGSGGGSRGRQAEFRTRVHGNGNLLIGHAYTKRLELVPGQEFKIELNKDSGTITLLPLAEST; this comes from the coding sequence ATGCTGGTTGGAGATGAATTACTGAACAAGGCGCGAGCTCTCAGCAACCGCCCTGAAGATGAAATCGCCCGGGGCTGCGGTTACGTCGGTCCCAGTGGCCGTCTGATGCGCAAAAGTTTTTACAGAGCTCTGGTGGAAGCCAAGGGGTACAAACTTCCTTCCAGTAACGGCGGTTCAGGAGGAGGTAGCAGAGGACGTCAGGCCGAATTCCGCACACGCGTTCATGGCAACGGCAATCTTCTGATCGGCCATGCCTACACAAAACGCCTTGAGCTTGTTCCAGGCCAGGAATTCAAGATTGAACTGAACAAGGATTCCGGCACGATCACGCTTCTGCCACTCGCTGAATCCACCTGA